A stretch of Phytoactinopolyspora mesophila DNA encodes these proteins:
- a CDS encoding PP2C family protein-serine/threonine phosphatase — protein sequence MPLTLQYVARSHVGLIREGNEDSGYAGPHLLAVADGMGGHAAGEVASQAAIEELVQVEDVPAHDDPLASLSSAISAANDHIRQLITDDPTREGMGTTVTALLWNGTALGMGHIGDSRAYLLRDGSINQLSHDHTFVQTLVDEGRITLDEASVHPARSLILKALQGQGQVEPDLMLIDVAAGDRLLLCSDGLSGVVSDSTLAETLGAMDALDDVADELIRLALAGGAPDNVTLIVADILEAEDEAAAGFTTESFLVGAAAGDHPPSRERPTRRRPAAALRVLLGGEERPRDPDELEAMRYAPRPPRRFRWVRPLVVLVAVALLGWAGLSLANNWVRTQYYVGSSAGEVAIFQGLSQEVGPIRLSELHDTPGGLPVDALPPLYKNQVEGTMAADSIDHAQQIVHDLRRQACNASDLPRPDDDPADDPEPTSTPDPTGSADVTIEPTEPADADTEDADTDDEAEAESETDDETDRLRAAEADRDGWLPADTDLDCTGVW from the coding sequence ATGCCGTTGACGCTGCAGTACGTTGCCCGATCGCATGTCGGTCTCATCCGTGAGGGCAACGAAGACTCCGGCTACGCCGGCCCGCATCTGCTCGCAGTGGCCGACGGCATGGGTGGCCACGCCGCCGGCGAAGTTGCCAGCCAGGCCGCCATCGAAGAACTTGTCCAGGTCGAAGACGTACCGGCGCATGACGATCCGCTGGCGTCGTTGTCCTCGGCCATCAGCGCGGCGAATGACCACATCCGTCAATTGATCACCGACGATCCCACCCGTGAGGGTATGGGAACCACGGTCACCGCGCTGTTGTGGAACGGCACCGCTCTCGGCATGGGTCACATCGGAGACTCCCGCGCCTACCTCCTCCGGGACGGCTCCATCAACCAGCTGTCCCACGACCACACATTCGTCCAGACGCTGGTCGACGAAGGCCGCATCACTCTCGACGAGGCGAGCGTGCATCCGGCACGTTCACTGATCCTCAAAGCGTTGCAGGGTCAGGGCCAGGTCGAACCCGATCTCATGCTCATCGATGTGGCGGCCGGCGATCGGCTCCTCCTCTGCAGCGACGGCCTCTCCGGTGTGGTCTCCGACAGCACACTCGCCGAGACGCTCGGGGCCATGGATGCTCTGGACGATGTCGCGGACGAACTCATCCGGCTGGCGCTGGCCGGCGGCGCCCCGGACAACGTCACATTGATCGTCGCCGACATCCTCGAAGCGGAGGACGAGGCCGCCGCCGGATTCACCACCGAATCATTCCTCGTAGGCGCCGCCGCTGGAGACCACCCGCCGTCCCGGGAGCGTCCGACACGCCGGCGGCCGGCAGCCGCCCTGCGGGTACTGCTCGGTGGCGAGGAACGCCCACGCGACCCCGACGAGCTCGAAGCCATGCGGTACGCACCACGGCCGCCTCGGCGCTTCCGCTGGGTCCGGCCGTTAGTAGTGCTGGTGGCGGTCGCGTTGCTCGGCTGGGCCGGCCTGAGCCTGGCGAACAACTGGGTCCGCACTCAGTACTACGTCGGCAGCAGTGCCGGCGAGGTCGCCATCTTCCAGGGCCTGAGCCAGGAGGTCGGCCCGATCCGCCTGTCCGAACTGCACGACACCCCGGGTGGCCTGCCCGTAGACGCCCTTCCCCCGCTGTACAAGAACCAGGTCGAGGGCACCATGGCGGCCGACAGCATCGACCACGCTCAGCAGATCGTCCACGACCTTCGCCGGCAAGCGTGTAACGCCTCCGACCTGCCGCGCCCGGACGACGATCCGGCCGACGATCCCGAACCGACCAGCACGCCGGACCCGACCGGATCGGCGGATGTGACCATCGAGCCCACCGAACCGGCCGACGCCGATACCGAGGACGCAGACACCGACGACGAAGCTGAAGCGGAGTCCGAGACCGACGACGAGACCGACCGGCTACGCGCCGCCGAAGCCGATCGGGACGGTTGGCTCCCAGCCGACACCGACCTGGACTGCACGGGGGTGTGGTGA
- a CDS encoding ATP-binding cassette domain-containing protein: MVDTDADLAVETSGLVKHFGETRAVDGIDLSVRAGTVFGVLGPNGAGKTTAVRMLATLLKPDAGTARVLGHDVQREADAVRSRVSLTGQFASVDEDLTGLENLILLARLLGHSREQSRSRASDLLDAFGLTDAANRQVKKYSGGMRRRIDIAASIVATPDVLFLDEPTTGLDPRSRNQVWDIVRVLVAGGTTVLLTTQYLDEADELADRIAVIDHGKVIAEGTSGQLKASVGSGTVHIRLADAAQRPDAEQLLSQRLGTQVYLENDPVALTAQTGDAALVSLAINELTSSGIGVSEFSLGQPSLDEVFLALTGHPAEEEPETTSEEAA, from the coding sequence GTGGTTGATACAGACGCCGACCTGGCCGTCGAGACGTCGGGGCTGGTGAAGCACTTCGGTGAGACCCGTGCGGTGGACGGCATCGACCTCTCCGTGCGCGCCGGAACGGTGTTCGGTGTTCTCGGACCCAACGGCGCAGGCAAGACCACTGCCGTCAGGATGCTCGCCACGCTGCTCAAGCCCGATGCCGGAACGGCTCGGGTGCTCGGCCACGACGTCCAGCGCGAGGCGGACGCCGTGCGCAGCCGGGTCAGCCTCACCGGCCAGTTCGCCTCCGTCGACGAAGACCTCACCGGGCTGGAGAATCTGATATTGCTGGCGCGGTTGCTCGGACACTCGCGAGAGCAGTCAAGGTCCCGGGCCTCCGATCTACTCGACGCGTTCGGCTTGACCGACGCCGCCAATCGCCAGGTGAAGAAATACTCCGGTGGTATGCGCCGGCGCATCGACATCGCCGCCAGCATCGTCGCCACGCCGGACGTCTTGTTCCTCGACGAGCCCACCACCGGCCTCGATCCCCGGAGTCGCAATCAGGTGTGGGATATCGTCCGGGTCCTGGTGGCGGGCGGCACCACTGTCTTACTGACCACTCAATACCTGGACGAAGCGGATGAGCTCGCCGATCGGATCGCGGTCATCGACCACGGCAAGGTCATCGCCGAGGGGACCAGCGGTCAGCTGAAGGCTTCAGTCGGCTCCGGAACGGTCCACATCCGGCTGGCGGACGCAGCGCAGCGCCCGGATGCCGAGCAGCTTCTCAGCCAACGCCTCGGCACCCAGGTTTACCTCGAGAACGACCCCGTGGCCCTTACGGCCCAGACGGGCGACGCCGCCCTTGTCTCGCTGGCCATCAACGAACTCACCAGCTCCGGTATCGGCGTCAGCGAGTTCTCATTGGGTCAGCCCAGCTTGGACGAAGTCTTCCTGGCACTCACGGGGCACCCTGCCGAAGAAGAACCCGAGACCACTAGCGAGGAAGCAGCATGA
- a CDS encoding FtsW/RodA/SpoVE family cell cycle protein, whose protein sequence is MSLDQNRLRLDQPSNDDVVVPRRGRGTELILLLFAVGISTFAYVNVDLGALGEVPADAMAYMGSFFAVAIVAHIVIRIRAPYADPVILPIVLTLCGLGLAMIHRLDIADDTSRASIQLTWMLVGLALFVLVLFVIRDHRILARYPYLAGLTGLILLVLPLMPVIGHSIRGAQIWIRIGGMSFQPNEAAKIVLIIAFAGFLVQTRDALALAGRRFIGIDLPRARDLGPILIVWLAALGILTVQNDMGPSVLLFGSFVLMIYIATERISWIILGLMMMVGGAWAAYQFVGQVRPRFDLWLNPFDDPSNQIAQALFGLAYGGTIGTGLGQGYPDMIPIAESDFIGAALGEELGLAGLTAIILLYALLVSRGLRAALVLRDPFGKLLAAGLASGLMLQVFVVLGGVTKLIPMSGLTTPFMALGGSSLVMNWVLIALLIRLSDAARRPAPTEAPSYTDDAVTQVVKLR, encoded by the coding sequence GTGAGTCTCGACCAGAACAGGCTGAGACTCGATCAGCCTTCGAACGACGATGTCGTGGTTCCGCGCCGGGGCCGGGGCACGGAACTGATCCTGCTGCTGTTCGCAGTCGGCATTTCGACCTTCGCCTACGTCAACGTCGATCTCGGCGCGCTCGGCGAGGTACCGGCGGACGCAATGGCGTACATGGGCAGCTTCTTCGCCGTGGCGATCGTGGCACACATCGTGATCCGGATCCGCGCTCCGTACGCCGACCCGGTGATTTTGCCGATCGTGCTCACACTGTGTGGCCTCGGCCTGGCCATGATCCACCGGCTGGACATCGCCGACGACACATCACGCGCGTCGATCCAGCTGACCTGGATGCTGGTCGGACTCGCGCTGTTCGTCCTCGTGCTCTTCGTCATCCGCGACCACCGGATTCTCGCCCGTTATCCGTACCTCGCGGGTCTGACCGGCCTGATCCTGCTCGTGCTACCGCTGATGCCCGTCATCGGCCACTCCATCCGCGGCGCGCAGATCTGGATCCGGATCGGGGGGATGAGCTTCCAGCCGAACGAGGCAGCCAAGATCGTTTTGATCATCGCCTTCGCCGGGTTCCTGGTGCAGACCCGGGACGCTCTCGCGCTGGCGGGGCGGCGCTTCATCGGCATCGACCTGCCGCGGGCACGTGACCTGGGGCCGATTCTGATCGTCTGGCTGGCCGCGCTGGGCATTCTCACCGTGCAAAATGACATGGGCCCATCCGTGCTTTTGTTCGGCAGCTTCGTGTTGATGATCTACATCGCGACCGAGCGAATCTCGTGGATCATCCTGGGCCTGATGATGATGGTCGGCGGGGCATGGGCGGCCTACCAGTTCGTGGGTCAAGTCCGGCCTCGATTCGACCTGTGGCTCAACCCGTTCGACGACCCCTCCAACCAGATCGCCCAGGCCCTGTTCGGCCTGGCCTACGGCGGCACCATCGGTACCGGACTGGGCCAGGGCTACCCGGACATGATCCCGATCGCCGAGAGCGATTTCATCGGGGCCGCGCTCGGTGAAGAGCTCGGGCTGGCCGGTCTGACCGCAATCATCCTCCTGTATGCGCTGCTGGTGTCCCGCGGCCTGCGCGCAGCCCTCGTGCTGCGAGACCCGTTCGGCAAACTGCTCGCCGCCGGGCTCGCGTCGGGCCTGATGCTGCAGGTGTTCGTCGTGCTCGGCGGGGTGACGAAGCTGATCCCGATGTCCGGCCTGACCACGCCCTTCATGGCGCTGGGTGGATCGTCGCTGGTGATGAACTGGGTCTTGATCGCGCTGCTGATCCGGCTCTCGGACGCGGCCCGTCGGCCAGCGCCCACGGAAGCACCGTCGTACACCGACGATGCCGTCACGCAGGTGGTGAAGCTGCGATGA
- a CDS encoding FadR/GntR family transcriptional regulator — MSSYGPATGTGSPERRSLSNDLAMAVATMIHDESLQPGDQLESVKTLAGRFQVAVPTMREALRRLEAMGGVNLRHGSGVYVGENVRRMVLPNPLSPKPTGDQLIELLEARRQIEPPIAALAATVRSPDGIDLLVDTLDEARRCISGHDDRLWLVNLNFHRTIATTGGNTILAEVLDSIVFIHAEEQREILRLHGDEERDFDEHRRITELIVDGDVNAARQAMEEHLDNVLRIVRERLSRES; from the coding sequence ATGTCTTCCTATGGTCCGGCCACGGGTACCGGCAGCCCTGAGCGCCGTAGCCTGTCCAATGACCTCGCGATGGCCGTGGCCACCATGATTCACGACGAGTCGCTGCAGCCCGGTGACCAGCTGGAGTCAGTCAAAACGCTCGCAGGTCGGTTCCAGGTGGCCGTACCGACTATGCGGGAGGCGTTGCGTCGGCTCGAGGCCATGGGCGGAGTGAACCTCCGCCACGGCTCGGGTGTGTATGTAGGCGAGAACGTGCGACGGATGGTGCTGCCGAATCCACTGTCGCCCAAGCCGACCGGCGACCAACTCATCGAACTGCTGGAAGCGCGCCGGCAGATCGAACCGCCCATCGCCGCCCTGGCGGCCACGGTCCGCAGCCCGGACGGAATCGACCTCCTGGTGGACACGCTGGACGAGGCACGCCGGTGCATCTCGGGCCATGACGATCGGTTGTGGCTGGTCAACCTGAACTTTCACCGAACCATCGCGACCACGGGCGGTAACACGATCCTGGCCGAGGTCCTCGACTCCATCGTGTTCATCCATGCCGAAGAGCAGCGGGAGATCCTCCGTCTTCACGGCGATGAAGAACGCGACTTCGACGAACACCGGCGTATCACCGAGCTGATCGTGGACGGCGACGTGAATGCTGCTCGGCAGGCCATGGAGGAGCATCTCGACAACGTCCTCCGCATCGTGCGGGAGCGGCTCTCTCGCGAATCCTGA
- a CDS encoding sugar ABC transporter permease, producing the protein MFIVAGLLYLPFLWTTYLSFTRYRGLGAPEWVGLDNYQALFSDPALLTSLRNTALWVAGTIIVPVGIGLLIAVLTYNMRFGGWFRLPFLIPYAISGVAVGVIWGFILQSGGALTQAMDFVGLPGAESRWLLDAPLNTFVMIGAAAWQASGVNALLFVIGLQSIPKEPLEAARVDGASGWRMFSSILWPMLRPLTTVVVGLSIVASLKTFDVVYIMTQGGPGRSSETLAITMYRETFVQSEYGMGGAVSVFLTVVTLTASIAYLRRQLSERKAL; encoded by the coding sequence GTGTTCATCGTGGCCGGGCTGCTCTACCTGCCGTTCCTGTGGACGACATATCTGAGCTTCACCCGCTACCGCGGCCTTGGGGCGCCGGAATGGGTCGGCCTGGACAACTACCAGGCGTTGTTCTCCGACCCGGCGTTGCTGACGTCGCTGCGGAATACCGCGCTGTGGGTGGCGGGGACCATCATCGTGCCGGTGGGCATCGGCCTGCTGATCGCCGTGCTCACTTACAACATGCGCTTCGGCGGATGGTTCCGGCTGCCGTTCCTCATCCCCTACGCCATCTCTGGCGTGGCGGTCGGGGTGATCTGGGGGTTCATCCTGCAGAGCGGTGGCGCGCTGACCCAGGCAATGGATTTCGTGGGACTGCCGGGAGCCGAGTCACGCTGGTTGCTGGACGCACCGCTGAACACCTTCGTGATGATAGGCGCGGCAGCGTGGCAGGCATCGGGGGTGAACGCGTTGCTGTTCGTCATCGGCCTGCAATCCATCCCGAAGGAGCCGCTCGAGGCGGCCCGGGTGGACGGCGCGTCAGGCTGGCGGATGTTCAGCAGCATCCTGTGGCCGATGCTGCGGCCCCTGACAACCGTCGTCGTCGGCCTGTCAATCGTGGCGAGCCTGAAGACCTTCGACGTGGTCTACATCATGACGCAGGGTGGTCCGGGACGCTCGTCGGAGACGCTCGCCATCACGATGTATCGCGAGACGTTCGTGCAGAGCGAGTACGGCATGGGCGGCGCGGTCTCGGTGTTCCTCACCGTGGTGACTCTCACCGCCTCCATCGCCTATCTGCGCCGGCAGCTGTCCGAGCGCAAGGCGCTGTAG
- a CDS encoding FhaA domain-containing protein gives MGVLQRFERRLEGLVQGVFTKAFRSQVQPVEIAAAIQREIDNNAQIVSRQRSLVPNAFVVELGPADHDHLGPYTATLTQELIDMANEHANLQHYAFTGPVSVAFERHEDLGTGQFRVRSQVRAGVDRAPVYAPTPTSETRAAGYLVINGTQHPVIPPGVVLGRGSEADIRIDDPGISRRHVEVRVHQTGQETQLVAVDLGSTNGTVIDGARVPQAQVTDGSRISLGSTVVHVHRRR, from the coding sequence ATGGGGGTTCTGCAGCGGTTTGAGCGACGGCTCGAGGGTCTTGTCCAAGGTGTATTCACCAAGGCGTTCCGGTCACAGGTTCAACCGGTCGAGATAGCGGCCGCCATCCAGCGTGAGATCGACAACAACGCGCAGATCGTCTCGCGCCAGCGTTCACTCGTGCCCAACGCGTTCGTCGTGGAGCTGGGTCCGGCCGATCATGACCACCTTGGTCCCTATACGGCCACGCTCACCCAAGAACTCATCGACATGGCCAACGAACACGCCAACCTGCAGCACTATGCCTTCACCGGCCCGGTCAGTGTCGCGTTCGAGCGGCACGAAGACCTCGGCACCGGACAGTTCCGCGTCCGCAGCCAGGTCAGGGCCGGTGTCGACCGTGCCCCGGTGTACGCGCCGACTCCCACCAGTGAGACTCGCGCCGCCGGATACCTGGTGATCAACGGCACCCAGCATCCGGTCATTCCCCCCGGCGTGGTGCTCGGCCGAGGCAGCGAAGCCGACATCCGCATCGATGATCCCGGCATCTCCCGACGCCATGTAGAGGTACGTGTGCACCAGACCGGGCAAGAAACTCAGCTGGTAGCCGTGGATCTCGGCTCAACGAACGGTACGGTGATCGATGGCGCACGCGTGCCTCAAGCCCAGGTGACCGACGGCTCGCGGATCTCGCTCGGTTCGACGGTCGTTCACGTACACAGAAGGAGGTGA
- a CDS encoding peptidoglycan D,D-transpeptidase FtsI family protein has protein sequence MNSPIRRVSAGCLLLVLALLVNITYIQAFWSDELNARGDNRRVTIAEYARERGPILLADDTPVAVSTEVDGDFQFLREYPEGRLYAPITGYYSYLYQRSAIERAQNEVLSGEDDRMFVRRLIDLVTGEEPKGGAVKLTIDPAAQQAAYDGLGDNKGAVIAIDTRTGAILAMVSKPSYDPNPLASHSPSEQREAWIDIHGDADNDIPPDPDKPADNRAIAQPLPPGSIFKLVTAAAALESGDYEADSVIPGPARYQLPLSERTLPNQSGEACGSNDQTTITNAMRISCNTAFAYLGEELGDDVLRDQAERFGFNSQPLTNEDLRAATSRFPDDPDAPQTVLSAIGQFDVTATPLQMAMVSAAIANDGVLMDPYVIQELRAPDLVSTIEQTEPEELSRAISNDTARQLTEMMVEVVENGTGSNAQISGIPVAGKTGTAQSAPDRPPYAWFTSFAPADEPSVAVAVVIEEAPDTARSDIGGGRLAAPIAKAVMEAVLGV, from the coding sequence ATGAACTCGCCTATCCGCCGGGTCTCGGCCGGCTGCCTGCTCCTGGTCTTGGCATTGCTGGTGAACATCACCTATATCCAGGCCTTCTGGTCCGACGAGCTCAACGCCCGAGGAGACAACCGCCGGGTCACCATCGCGGAGTACGCCCGTGAACGCGGGCCGATCTTGTTGGCCGACGACACCCCGGTGGCAGTGTCTACCGAGGTGGACGGTGACTTCCAGTTCCTCCGCGAGTACCCCGAGGGTCGGCTGTATGCGCCGATCACCGGCTACTACTCGTACTTGTACCAGCGTTCGGCCATCGAACGCGCGCAGAACGAGGTCCTCTCGGGTGAGGACGATCGCATGTTCGTGCGCCGGTTGATCGACCTCGTGACGGGAGAAGAACCCAAGGGTGGTGCGGTCAAACTCACCATCGATCCAGCCGCTCAACAGGCCGCCTATGACGGCCTCGGCGACAACAAGGGCGCCGTCATCGCGATCGACACCCGTACCGGCGCCATCCTCGCCATGGTCAGCAAACCGTCCTACGACCCCAACCCGCTGGCCAGCCATTCGCCGAGCGAGCAGCGCGAGGCCTGGATCGACATCCACGGCGACGCCGACAACGACATCCCGCCGGACCCGGACAAGCCGGCCGACAACCGCGCCATCGCGCAGCCGCTGCCACCGGGCTCGATCTTCAAGCTGGTCACGGCCGCAGCCGCGCTCGAGTCGGGCGACTACGAAGCGGACTCCGTCATCCCCGGCCCGGCGCGGTACCAGCTGCCACTAAGCGAGCGAACCCTGCCGAACCAGAGCGGCGAGGCCTGCGGGAGCAACGACCAGACCACCATCACCAACGCGATGCGTATCTCCTGCAACACCGCCTTCGCCTACCTCGGTGAAGAACTGGGCGACGATGTCCTGCGCGACCAGGCGGAGCGATTCGGCTTCAACTCCCAGCCGCTGACCAACGAAGACCTCCGGGCCGCCACCAGCCGGTTCCCCGACGACCCCGACGCGCCGCAAACCGTGTTGTCCGCCATCGGGCAGTTCGACGTGACGGCGACGCCGTTGCAAATGGCCATGGTTTCCGCCGCCATCGCCAACGACGGCGTGCTCATGGATCCCTACGTCATCCAGGAACTACGGGCGCCGGATCTGGTATCCACCATTGAGCAGACCGAACCGGAAGAACTCTCCCGGGCCATCTCCAACGACACCGCACGCCAGCTGACCGAGATGATGGTTGAGGTGGTGGAGAACGGCACCGGTTCCAACGCGCAGATCTCGGGAATCCCGGTGGCGGGCAAGACCGGTACCGCTCAAAGTGCTCCAGACCGACCCCCGTATGCGTGGTTCACCTCGTTCGCACCCGCCGACGAGCCCAGCGTGGCCGTAGCCGTGGTGATCGAGGAAGCACCGGACACGGCACGAAGCGACATCGGCGGCGGCCGGCTGGCGGCTCCGATCGCCAAGGCGGTTATGGAAGCGGTGCTAGGCGTATGA
- a CDS encoding ABC transporter substrate-binding protein, protein MKNSSKLMIAGLAAGALLLSACGGDDGNGDGTSSANGNGTSGANGEAPSGGGTLKFYTDKAAWEPQFDRVSDASEEQIGYDLDFTGYSEADAYSAFIKQSFRTAEKPSLFTWHTGDALAELVDEGMVAQTSDLWAEAMASGDIPEDLEQYYTYNGEQYCVPLHVVYWVIYYNKHVFAEHGLDVPETWDDLMEIADTLAGEGIPAFYQTNILFSFVWFQTLLAGSDPDLYEALSTGDASYTDPGVVAVMEQWRDMIDAGHFTAPDSADDPQILLNNGDVAMLNFGTFFTGALNELGMESGEDYDFFVVPNMDPSLPQTSLIVESGPLCAAEEADDRADAMEYMSWWVGAEAQTEWANARGDVSYNPNAEVRDERLADLGEQAGTDDVRLIERYFEATPQPILTAALDGFGAFVTNPGDPMPILEAIEAEADAYWASQQ, encoded by the coding sequence ATGAAGAACAGTTCCAAGCTCATGATCGCGGGTCTCGCCGCCGGCGCGCTGCTGTTGAGTGCCTGCGGCGGCGACGACGGCAACGGCGATGGCACTAGTAGTGCCAACGGCAACGGCACCAGTGGCGCCAACGGCGAGGCCCCCTCCGGCGGCGGGACGCTGAAGTTCTACACCGACAAAGCCGCATGGGAACCGCAGTTCGACCGGGTCAGTGATGCCTCCGAAGAGCAGATCGGATACGACCTCGACTTCACCGGCTACTCCGAAGCCGACGCCTACTCCGCCTTCATCAAACAGTCCTTCCGCACCGCGGAGAAGCCCAGCCTGTTCACCTGGCACACGGGCGATGCCCTGGCCGAGCTGGTGGACGAGGGCATGGTGGCGCAGACCAGTGACCTGTGGGCCGAGGCGATGGCGAGTGGCGACATCCCCGAAGACCTCGAGCAGTACTACACGTACAACGGCGAGCAGTACTGCGTGCCGCTGCACGTCGTCTACTGGGTGATCTACTACAACAAACACGTCTTCGCCGAGCATGGACTGGACGTGCCGGAGACGTGGGACGATCTGATGGAGATCGCGGACACACTCGCGGGCGAAGGGATCCCCGCCTTCTACCAGACCAACATCCTGTTCTCGTTCGTCTGGTTCCAGACTCTGCTTGCCGGCAGCGATCCCGACCTGTACGAGGCCCTGTCCACCGGTGACGCCAGCTACACCGATCCGGGCGTCGTGGCCGTCATGGAGCAGTGGCGCGACATGATCGACGCCGGCCACTTCACCGCTCCGGACAGCGCGGATGACCCCCAGATTCTGCTGAACAACGGCGACGTCGCGATGCTCAACTTCGGCACGTTCTTCACCGGAGCGCTGAACGAGCTGGGCATGGAGTCCGGTGAGGACTATGACTTCTTCGTCGTTCCCAACATGGACCCGTCGTTGCCGCAGACCTCGCTGATCGTGGAGTCCGGCCCGCTCTGCGCGGCCGAAGAGGCCGACGACCGCGCTGACGCCATGGAGTACATGAGCTGGTGGGTCGGCGCGGAGGCGCAGACCGAATGGGCTAACGCGCGCGGCGATGTCTCGTACAACCCGAACGCCGAAGTACGCGACGAGCGTCTGGCCGATCTCGGAGAACAGGCCGGCACCGACGACGTCCGGCTGATCGAGCGCTACTTCGAGGCGACCCCGCAGCCGATCCTGACCGCCGCGCTGGACGGGTTCGGCGCGTTCGTGACCAACCCGGGTGACCCGATGCCGATCCTGGAGGCGATTGAGGCCGAAGCGGACGCGTACTGGGCCAGCCAGCAGTGA
- a CDS encoding FHA domain-containing protein FhaB/FipA, whose product MSELTLTVIKLGFLAVLWLLVLSVTSAMRADLFGVRPPKPPKQSREAARQAKQPRNGKGQPSSVVIIEGPDTGRHAPLQGAPVTFGRGDDCTFPLADEYISTQHARLRFHEGQWYVEDLGSTNGTYIGNDRLTRSTPVNVKSRFRLGKTVVELRK is encoded by the coding sequence GTGTCTGAGTTAACCCTGACGGTTATCAAGCTCGGCTTCCTCGCCGTGCTGTGGCTGCTCGTGCTCTCCGTCACCTCGGCGATGCGTGCTGACCTGTTCGGCGTGCGCCCGCCGAAGCCGCCCAAACAGTCCCGCGAGGCGGCCCGTCAGGCAAAGCAACCTCGCAACGGCAAGGGGCAGCCGTCCAGCGTCGTCATCATCGAGGGCCCGGACACCGGCCGGCACGCCCCGCTGCAGGGTGCGCCCGTCACATTCGGGCGTGGTGATGACTGCACCTTCCCACTGGCCGATGAATACATCTCCACGCAGCACGCTCGGCTGCGTTTCCACGAAGGTCAGTGGTATGTCGAGGATCTCGGATCCACCAACGGCACATACATCGGCAACGACCGGCTCACACGCAGCACACCGGTCAACGTCAAGAGCCGATTCCGCCTCGGTAAGACCGTCGTCGAGCTGCGGAAGTAG
- a CDS encoding ABC transporter permease: MTTPASDRLSRTQPTVDEKLLAALATGQRPPRPSPARASFTFGWRALLKIKHVPEQLFDVTMFPIMFTLMFTFLFGGALAGSPREYIQELLPGILVLTVAMITMYTGLGINKDINKGVFDRFRSLPIWRPAVLVGALFGDVLRYTLASLIVIGLGLLLGFRPAGGAIGVIAAVALLLVFAFSLSWVWTTLGMLMRTEESLMAVSMMILFPLTFISNVFVDPATMPGWLEAFVDVNPITHLSTASRGLMHGSVDGSQVMWVLLACALLVAVFGPITMRLFRTRQ, translated from the coding sequence ATGACTACGCCCGCCTCGGATCGGCTCAGCCGGACGCAGCCGACCGTCGACGAAAAACTGCTCGCCGCACTCGCCACCGGACAGCGGCCGCCACGCCCTTCGCCGGCCCGCGCCTCGTTCACCTTCGGCTGGCGAGCACTACTAAAGATCAAACATGTTCCCGAGCAGCTCTTCGACGTGACCATGTTCCCCATCATGTTCACGCTGATGTTCACCTTCCTGTTCGGTGGCGCTCTCGCCGGTTCCCCGCGCGAGTACATCCAGGAGCTCCTGCCCGGCATCCTGGTCCTCACCGTGGCAATGATCACCATGTACACGGGCCTCGGCATCAACAAAGACATCAACAAGGGGGTCTTCGACCGGTTTCGCTCGTTGCCCATCTGGCGGCCTGCCGTACTCGTCGGCGCCCTTTTCGGAGACGTACTTCGCTATACACTCGCCTCCCTGATCGTGATCGGGCTCGGCCTATTGCTCGGTTTCCGGCCGGCCGGCGGCGCCATCGGAGTCATCGCCGCCGTGGCTTTGCTCCTCGTCTTCGCCTTCAGCCTGTCCTGGGTATGGACAACGCTTGGAATGCTGATGCGGACTGAAGAGTCACTGATGGCAGTGAGCATGATGATCCTGTTTCCGCTCACGTTCATCAGCAACGTCTTCGTCGACCCCGCGACCATGCCCGGATGGTTGGAAGCATTCGTCGACGTCAACCCGATCACGCACCTGTCGACGGCATCTCGTGGGCTCATGCACGGATCGGTCGACGGCTCGCAGGTCATGTGGGTGCTCCTCGCCTGCGCCCTGCTGGTCGCCGTTTTCGGCCCTATCACCATGAGGTTGTTCCGCACGAGGCAGTAA